The genomic window CAGATTGTGCTTCAGTGCTGGCATCTCAACCTCACCCTGAAGTGTTGTGCATGTGGGTAGAGGGGCTCACCAGTTACAGTCACCACAATGTACTGTGGCGTGCTCTGGCCATTACTGGTCTGAATGCCCGGGCTCTGAAGCTCTGCCGTCACGTACTGTGTCTGTGAGGTGCTAACTTGTGTGGTGGTGGCCAAAATGGCTGACTTCTGGGTAGCATTTGAAGAGATTATGGGTGTGGCCTGAACCGTCTGAGGAGTGGGCACAGACACTTGTGCGGTAGAGCCCGGAGACGCCTGAACCTCTGACAGGAACTGTGGTGTGGCAGGTGAGGCTGTGGCCACGTTGACGCTGCCGCCCTGCGTTTGAGAGGGCTGCTGCTGGAGGTCCTCCACATAGGCTGGAGTCGCCATGGTGACAGTAGTCGAAGCCCCACACTAGTGCAaatgacacaaaacaaaactatgTTATGTCAATGATTGTGCTGAAGTCTTGGGACACTGTAAAAGGGTCTTGTAGGGAGAATATTTGGTATTGGCTGAATCACTGGTAGTTGACCTGGTGTCCCATGTAATATATTACAATGTAATATACTCCCTTTATGACATGATTTTcgttatacagtatgtgcagtgCTACAGTGTGAACATCTTATGTCCAACATTTTGTACTTACGAGTCCCAAAGCAGACTTACTCATTTTATTTCTCATATTTTGCATTTGATATGACATCGTAGGATACTTGCTACACAACACTTCTTAATAAATGCACAACATAATAAATGTCAttacaaacacaacaaaataaatgccatttggtaatatgtgtgtatgtggtgtgggtGTACCTCTAGTCTAGTGTACCTAGAAGTTAGataaggtagcctacattggctGACTGGTTCAAATaaagtatgtatctatctatctaataccTACCCTTTTTCTATCGGTTACAAATGTCAGTTAAACTCACGACAATAACAATGTTCTACAGCAACTGGTAGCAACAGTTAGCCACTCAACAGAGCCACTGGTAGCTGTATTCAGAAATGACATACGAGGCAGGTTCCGCGTGTGACAATCAGTTTCACACGAGGAAGGAAGACACGGGGTGCTACAAGTAGAACATAAAGAATACCAGGAAGAGGGCACGCCTTTTAACTGCCAACTGTGAACAGCATGCTAGAAACATGTcgtttatttacacacagttgcgtATAAGACGCGACACAGAATAAATGTGGGTTAGACAGTAGTGTGTCAGTTTATTTGGAATCGTGTAACTTAGTTACAAAAACATTATAACACTCAAAACAGTTATCATTTTGATATAATGTATCGCAGTCAAATACTAAGGACCAGATTTACACTATCGTATGAGATATCTCGAGTTAGGTTAATCTGCACAGTAACGTGACCCTTTGTACCTGccagaaaaaaagaataaaccTGACTAACGTAACTAACACGATATCCTCCCACTTCTCTGACCTCGCGAACATGAGCTTTTCACGCGGAAAAGACATTGAGAGCAAATTATTCTATCCGTATTGGGCATTTACTTCTAATCTTACATTTCAATTGGACACAAGGGGTGCCAATCACGCCCAATAGATCCAGGCGCCCCACCCCTTCAGAAATCCACCCATATCACTCCCTAGTGTGACAGCCCTGACGGACGATGTGGCAAACATATGGCCCCACAACGATTTTCACTTGTCTGTGAGAAAAGTTTTTGAAATGTTCTAAAGTATCGAAACGACAGCAACGACACTTCAGTGTACTAGGATAAGAACACATGCTACTAATTAACCATCGAACTATCTTATTAAAAACGCACTAACGTTTGCttgcaacataaaaaaaacctgCCAGGACTGAAATGAGTCACTTGTCTGTATTCACCACAGTACATGTTACCGAAACTCCCAGTTTACATTTCTGAAAGACTCAACTTGGCTAACATTAACGACTTTAGGCTTGTTATATTCCAACACTCAGAACGaaggaaaaacaaataaattacgAGGTAAAAGTACAACACTCTCATATTACAACACCCGCCATTTTGTACCACGATCGCGGATTTGACATCGTCATAACAACCGCCTGCGTTTGGAAAGCGGCTAGCGGCTAACCAGTCTCCTAGTGAGGCATAGCACTAGGGCTCTTGCAGTGCTCCGCCTCGGTTTTGCAATAAACAGATTCAGGCGGACAAATTATCAACTATCTTTATCATTTCCCTTAGAACACGTATAATTAAGGATCGTCAAAGTTGTTAGGTTCACCTCTTGTTTCCAAAGGAATTTTCTTAGTTTGTCGTTGAGTTTTTCCCTCTTAATGGTtcaggttgttgttgttgattctCGTTGCTGGGTTCTTGTCGCCAGGACTACCGTGACTATGGCGCCTCGTCCTCACCCGGGCAACTGTTGCTACCCACCCTGTCTTAGGCCCTCCCTCTTGTCCAATCTTATTGGCCAGACTTATGACATTACTAAAATGCCTCCTATGTCTATTGGACTATTTGTTTGTCGGTAAGTATCCTTTAGTCCTAGTCGTTCTCCActtctgtctatcaccaccttcATGTATACGCAATAGAAACACCTCCCCATCTATATAACAACTGGACATCCCTCCTGTCAGTCACATTGTTAACGCCTGAATATCATTAAGCATCAACATTACACAATTCAACACGACATAGTCCAGCCTGATTCATTTTAACAGGTTACCAGTGCTTTAAATAGGTAGGCCCACCATTTTACTtttgtgtgtaggcctaggctactttgagCTGTGAGACATTCATGGAAAAAAATACTCTCATGAGTAGCCTAGCCCCCTCAAAATTATACACATAATACCCCATAAtgacaacttaaaaaaaagtttgtttgaaattttttgcaaatttatttaaaaaaaacaacaacaacaaaatcacTTCAGCTCAAAATTGAGCTCGGGTTCATTCTGTTTCCACTGATCATCCTTGATATGTTTCTACAGCttaattggagtccacctgtggtaAATTCAGTTGATCAGACATgattttccccttggggatcgataaagtatctatctatctctatctatctatctatctatttggaAAGGCATACACCTGTATAAGGTCCCACAGTTAACAATGCATGTCAGACTGCAAAACAAACATGAAGTCGAAGGAATTGTTTGACCGCCAAGACAGGATTTTCTCGAGGCACAGATCTGGTGAAGGgtacagaaaaaaaatctgctGCTTTAAAAGTCCCAATGAGCACAGTGGCCTCCATCATCTGTAAATTGAAGAAGTTTGGAACCACCAGGACTCAGAGCTGGCCGTCTCTCTAAACTGAGTGATCGGGGGAGAAGGGCTTTAGTTGGGGACGTAACCAATAACTCGATGGTCACTCTGACAGTTCCTCTGTGGAGAGAGAACCTTCCAGAAGGATGACCATTGCTGCAgaactccaccaatcaggcctgtATGGTAGAGTGGCCAGACGGGAGCCACTCCTTAGTAAAAGGCACAGTGatccatacaataaattaatttatgtgtaaatttagtgactgtacactaactggcctgtagatggccggacacagttttctgtgaatatctcgagagccgtagggcctaggatgaccaaattatttttgtatgttggtctccaGGGGCCATGGCAAcacatatccactcatttgaggtatagtgccacctagttaaaaatgaaaaggcaaaaaCAAGGCATTGTAATCACAGATATCTTTGGCTAACAGGTTCAAAACTGCATAgaatttgaagtgtaggatcagtatgacaccctctgaatgcatgccaagttttgtggaattcagTTCATGAGGGGCcatatcagctacacacacaaagcacacatataccctcatgcacccacacacaggcatgtgcacactcacacgcacgcacacacacaggcacgcacacatgcatgcacacacacacacacacacacatataaaaacatacacacatgcagcaagcagccacacgcacacacacacacacacacacacagagataaacacagacacacacacacacacacacacacacacacacacacagacacacacatcccattacccccccccccccacacacacacacacacacagacacactcacaagcgaacccacacacacacacacacacacacgcacagacacacacacacacacacacagaagcacacacacactatgcacacactcatttgcatacacaaaagtaggggatggagatggagacaaattgacaagcgtgttttatttttgcggagagaatgtgcaggactgggcaGCGGCCATATTTTGTATATCTAGTTTTTAATAaatttgcaaataaataaacatttaaaaaaaaaaactttttttcatGTTGTCATTATGTGGTATTGTGTGTAGAATTTTGAggaaaaaatgaattgaatccattttggaataaggtaacgaaatgtggaaaaagtgaagcgctgtgaatactttccgtataagtaagtaagtagctCACAACCAACTGCACTGTCATTGCAGTCCATTTTCTCCCTGTGGGTTTATTATTTCACAGCTTTTCCCAGTACATTGGATAAGCACCAGCATAGGAAGTCAAAGTGACTGGTAAATCAAATAGGCTATGACATGGTAATATGATATTCCGATAGCTATATGTCCCATCCCTCTAATCAAGATTCTGCTGCTGTTTTCAATAAGGTGACAGGTCCATCCACACCACAAAAGTTTCTTATCTTGTCGTATTGCTCCCTGTGACACAGCTTCTTTCCCCTACACTGTGACTTTAAAGGTATAATCTACATTTCTACTCTCATACACATTTTGTCACATCAGCTAATTGGCCCCATGGTCTTGTAGCTGTGCTTTAGATATAAACAACACAGTCCACAGTCCCGTAACAGACATTAGCACTAGCTCTAGCCGAGCCATAAACAATCCCCCAGTCAATACTTCAGGAGCACAGAAGTGAAGGATGTAATTTGATAGGCTGTTGAGCAGCAACATTTTGTACAGCAACCAAATCAGGGACTACATATTTAAGGTGCTGACTCCAATTTGAATTAGTGTTTTCCACAGACATAAAAGAGATCAAATGTCCCAAAGGTCATTGACATTTAGACATCTCTCACCATATTTGTCAGCCACGTGGACAGGTATTGTTACTAAACAGAACGCAGCCTCTCACAGCATTTGAAAATGCACTGAAATCCACGTCATACTATGACGTCTACAATTAACATTTTGACATCTGAACTGTTTTTGGCTCTCAAAGACAAAGAAATTAATAGATGTATCAATGCATTGAATCTCAGTGGCGTTTCACTGACATTTAGACAACAGTGTGTGAAAACCAAGGCCAAGGTAGAACCATACAGGGGTTGTGGGTTTGGTGAAAGAAAGGTCATTCATGATTAGATTAGGTTACCACTGGTTGTGACATCACTTCCACACAGATATGATGTCCAATTACAAAATCCCTCAGCCTGGCCATTGTCCATGGTAAAGGTCTTTTCTATCTCCACAAACTATATCCCGATGTGGATGCTAGCATAGGTCATCTCTTGATGATACTAATTCTATATAAAAAGGACTGAGGAGCTGCAAAGAAAATCATAACATCTTTGCCTACCTGAGAGAACAGAACATCAACAAGGTACCAAGAAAGACCCAGCATCCCTCCTGCCTGCCCTCAGCTTGCTCTCATAGATCTCAAGAGGAGCAGATTTTGCATGATACATGTAGACTAAGTTTCTTTTGCCCTTTTTTCTCTTAGGTTTTTCAAGTCCACTTCTACTAGCATCATGTGGAAAGCTGCCGCTCTGGCTGTTGGTCTGTTAATTGCACTGGTTGGCCCTTCCCAAGCCACAGAGGGGCACCCAATCTACGGAGTGAAACTGTGTGGTCGGGAGTTCATCAGGGCAGTCATCTTCACCTGTGGAGGCTCACGTTGGAAGCGATCTTTGGGCATGCCAGGTAAGATATCCACAGCGTAACCTATTACATTGTGTGTATCCATTTTGTCTAAAAAGCCAATTTTTAACTTGATGTCTACACGATCTTATTTAATATAAGTTTTAATATGAGTTTTTCATTTAATATGATTCATTTAATATATGAGATTAATGAGATGGATCTcgctttttgtctctctcttattGTCTTGTACTCTACGCCCCCCCTAATTGTTTAATAACAGGTGAGCTGGAAAACgagcctctctcctctcatgacACTGAAAGCACAGACAGATGGATCTCTGACCCAGCCACTGGAGCTTACAAACAGCACTTAGAGGCCGAGGCTCCGGCTTGGCCTGGCCAGAGTGAGGATGGAGGGGTGTTCAATCGCCAGGCACGCTCCCTCATCTCAGAAGAGGTGCTGGAAGCTCTGCGCACTTCAGATAGGAAAGGGCGGGACGTTGTAGTAGGGCTGTCCAATGCTTGTTGCAAATGGGGATGCAGCAAGAGTGAGATCAGCTCACTCTGTTGATGACATTCTTCCAGCCCTTTCTCACCATTTCCTTTTCTTTTGTCTCACAAAAATAGCCCAATGAAGTATTGTAGACTGTTACAAGATCAGAAGCCTGTGTTATCTCAGAAATGTCACCAACTTCTCTGAACCTTCTGTGAAATTCTACAATGAATATGCTAATAATCTGTATTGTATTACACTTGTCTCTAACTTATTAATAAAGACTTAATTTATGTTGACATAATCATTTGTAAGCGTTtaattgaaaacaaaaaaaacaaacaaaaccaaaaaaccAAAACGGTCTCTTATATTACTGCCAAAAGAATTCGTCACACCCTACCCTCCAGCAACAAGTTCCATTTTGGGgactttgtctccatctcctggtCATTATTGACAGCTCCTGTCACAAAGCTACCCATGTGAGAGTACAGCCATCATTGATTGGACAATCTCGAATTGGTGCGATTTACGGAAGCCGGGTAGGGCCATAGAGGATCACTTGCTTGTCTCACAGTCATACCTACGGAATAGAAGCTACAACCACCGGTGACTAAATAAGTCACAAATAAACACTGGTTTCAAGCAAAGACAAAGCGATCAGAAACACTGACAATCAGTACATTATCTATACAATCAGGAGACATTTTACGAGGAACGCATTAGTACGAAGATAAAGATCTTAGTGATTTGACAAATCGGTGATATCAGGTAAGTGCCTCTTTGGCGGCACTTTCAACATCTCAACTagcgctagctagctagctcgctaGTCAGCTAGCAATAGCCAAGCGAGAAAGATGTCACGATTGAAACATAGACAGCGATGCAAACGACTATGATTCAAAATGCATTCATGTTTCTTCTTGTCCTTGTCGTTTATGTTTACAGTTATGTCACTAACTCGACGTTGCTTTTTATCCTTTTTGGCAATAATAACCAGACAGGGTGTATTGTTGTTAGCTAACGAAAACTGGGCCGTGTCGGCCTTGTCAGGCCAGGGAGTGTCGTGATGTCCATGCTTATGAGAAAGCTGCTGGAAAACTACCTAACCTTAGATGGTTGTCCTAGTGCGTGTCTTATTTTCGTCGAACTAGTCACTGTGAGATATTAGTTGCATATACAGTTGTACACATTGATTCGCTGTTTGTCATTCTGTGTAAGGTAGAATAGAATACAAGTCCTGCATGCAGCAAGCAGTGTGTAACGTTAGATAGTGGTTTAGACATAGCCGGGTAGCTACAATAAGCTAGCTAACTAGCCAGTGTTACCAATAACCTACTTATGTGCACAACATATCAAGTATGCTTGCGAATTAACTAGCTAATTTCGATCCTCTCTCAGGATTTGCAGAACTGCAGATTAGCGAGATCAGAGACGACATGTGGAGTCAGAGATGCAATGTAACGTTAGCCTTCCCAAATATTTCAGTTGACGACATTTCGCGGCGGTTTACGAGTGCCAGGACCTCTCAATCATAAGTTAGTTTGCAATCAACGTCACCTCAACGCATTATAATCTGTTACGATTGAGATCCATCAAAAGtatcataccccccccccccctccccccatccccccatccATACACAGATAGCGTTATCAAATGTAGTTATTAGTTAGTGTGTCGTTTTATTCATCCTGATAGTTTTGCCTGTTGCATCTCATTAGTTTTCATTTCTTGTAGAGGCCTTGTGTAGTTCACTCATCCGTCCCTTTCGTTTTTGTgctttgctttgtgtgtgtgggtctgtgtgtgtgctcctatgTCCCctcttgtgcatgtgcatgctggTGCACAGGATGGAGTGGCAGCCAGACGAACAGGGATTGCAGCAGGTGCTGCAGCTCCTGAAGGATTCTCAGTCTCCAGACACAGCCACACAGAGGGCTGTGCAAGAGGTATCCTTTAACAGTGCAACAAGTGTACTGATGTGATCTGAATGTGTCCCAAGCGAGTGTCACTGTGTAGTGTTCAGTTTGTAGTGTTTGTAGCAGACTTCCTTGACCATGTCCTCAGAAACTTGAGCAGCTGAACCAGTATCCTGACTTCAACAATTACCTGATCTTTGTCCTTACCAGTCTGAAGTCTGAAGGTAACCCCTTTAAGTCTCAATGTGTTCTGTTTACAAGTCACCTCAGCAGAAATATGTACTCTTTGACAGTTAAATTAGTGTTGCttcttcactcactcactcccactCTCCCTGCTGTTCAGATGAGCCCACTCGTTCCCTCAGCGGTCTTATCCTGAAGAACAATGTGAAGGCTCACTACCAGAACTTTCCACCTACCGTGGCAGATTTCATCAAGCGGGAGTGTCTGAACAACATTGGTGATCCGTCCCCACTCATCCGAGCTACTATTGGTAAATGTGGATGAAACGGCTGTGTTATGGTTTAATGCTTGCACATGCGTGCTTGAAATTGTGTGTTGATAAGTGTTTTGAATCTCGTAGGTATCCTGATCACTACCATCGCCTCCAAGGGGGAGCTGCAGACATGGCCTGAGCTGCTGCCTCAGCTGTGCAACCTGCTCAACTCTGAGGACTACAATACCTGTGAGGTCAGCCCTCAGCCCTCAACTCTCTTCATAACTTCTGCTCTGCTAGTCTGCTTCTtctctttcctgtgtgtgtgtgtgtgtgtgtgtgtgagtgtgtgaggtgaTCGCTGTCTATCTGGCGCGGTGGTTTGGTTTTTGACTATCTCTATGTGGTGCAGGGCTCTTTCGGTGCACTGCAGAAGATCTGTGAGGACTCCTCTGAGCTGCTGGACAGTGATGCACTCAACCGGCCCCTCAACATCATGATTCCAAAGTTCTTGCAGTTCTTTAAACACTACAGCCCCAAGATCAGGTTTGTGCAACAACACTGCATGGAGCTGATGACGAGCAGAAGCCAACTGTTCTGCATTGTACAACCAATGTAAGGAACACTGTGTACATCACAGGACATGGATATGATGAGTTGTGtgcttctcccccccccccctcagatcTCACGCCGTCGCATGTGTTAATCAGTTCATTATCAGCCGAGCCCAGGCTCTCATGGACAATATCGACACCTTCATCGAGGTGAGAACACCGTCTCACGGCTGCTCTCGGGCTGTCGCCCTCCCTCGGCAGCATCCTGGCTTCTGATTGAGTGCCCGTCTCGGCGGCTAATCGTTCTCTGTGTCTGTAGAGTCTTTTTGCGCTGGCTGGTGATGAAGACTCTGAGGTGAGGAAGAACGTGTGCCGGGCGCtggtgatgctgcttgaggtccGCATCGACAGGCTCATCCCCCACATGCACAGCATCATCCAGGTGAGAGTCCCACAT from Alosa sapidissima isolate fAloSap1 chromosome 9, fAloSap1.pri, whole genome shotgun sequence includes these protein-coding regions:
- the rln3b gene encoding relaxin-3b — encoded protein: MWKAAALAVGLLIALVGPSQATEGHPIYGVKLCGREFIRAVIFTCGGSRWKRSLGMPGELENEPLSSHDTESTDRWISDPATGAYKQHLEAEAPAWPGQSEDGGVFNRQARSLISEEVLEALRTSDRKGRDVVVGLSNACCKWGCSKSEISSLC